In a genomic window of Equus caballus isolate H_3958 breed thoroughbred chromosome 9, TB-T2T, whole genome shotgun sequence:
- the FABP4 gene encoding fatty acid-binding protein, adipocyte, whose translation MCDAFVGTWKLVASENFDEYMKEVGVGFATRKVAGMAKPNMIISVNGDVITIKTESTFKNTEISFKLGQEFDEVTADDRKVKSTITLEGGILVHVQKWDGKSTTINRKRVDDKLVLECIIKDVTAIRTYERA comes from the exons ATGTGTGATGCATTTGTAGGCACCTGGAAACTTGTCGCCAGTGAAAACTTTGATGAGTACATGAAAGAAGTGG GAGTGGGCTTTGCCACCAGGAAAGTGGCTGGCATGGCCAAACCCAATATGATCATCAGTGTGAATGGGGACGTAATCACCATTAAAACAGAAAGTACCTTTAAAAATACTGAGATTTCCTTCAAATTGGGCCAGGAATTTGATGAAGTTACTGCAGATGACAGGAAAGTTAAG AGCACCATAACCTTAGAAGGGGGTATCCTCGTACACGTGCAGAAGTGGGATGGAAAATCAACCACCATAAACAGAAAACGAGTGGATGATAAACTGGTGCTG GAATGTATCATAAAAGACGTTACTGCTATCAGAACTTATGAGAGAGCATAA
- the FABP9 gene encoding fatty acid-binding protein 9, with product MIEPFLGTWKLVSSENFEEYMKQLGVSDTLRNLAGLAKPRIIISADGAVVNIKTESSLKNTEISFKLGEQFDETTADNRKVKSIITLHGGSMIHVQKWLGKKTTIKRQIVDGKMVVEYTINNTVSTRIYEKV from the exons ATGATTGAGCCCTTCTTGGGAACCTGGAAGCTGGTCTCCAGTGAAAATTTTGAAGAATACATGAAACAACTGG GAGTGAGTGACACACTCCGGAACCTGGCGGGGTTAGCAAAGCCGAGAATCATTATTAGCGCCGATGGGGCCGTGGTGAACATCAAAACAGAAAGTTCTCTGAAGAACACGGAGATCTCCTTCAAGCTGGGAGAACAATTTGATGAAACCACGGCAGACAACCGGAAAGTAAAA AGCATCATAACATTACATGGTGGCTCAATGATTCATGTCCAAAAATGGCTTGGCAAAAAGACAACAATCAAGAGACAAATTGTAGATGGAAAAATGGTAGTG GAATATACCATAAATAATACCGTCAGCACTCGGATTTATGAAAAAGTGTGA